From Polynucleobacter sp. MWH-Braz-FAM2G, a single genomic window includes:
- a CDS encoding Bug family tripartite tricarboxylate transporter substrate binding protein yields the protein MQNKLPSLFTAVVAGLALLLVGTNPVLAQEWPAKTIRWIVPFPPGGAMDVIARSLADKSSKTLGQPIIVENKPGAGGNIGAELVARSEPDGYTMLITSIGMATNKYLYPKLPYDPVKDFSPVSLVAIVPNVLLTNVTQPNVKTVTDVIANARAHPGQLTYASAGNGTSIHLAGEVFASMAKIDMQHIPYKGSGPAVTDLLGGQVNYMFDSITSAKSHIASGKLRAIGLTTTKRSKSLPGIPTIAESGLPGYDVTPWFAVFMPANTPKPIINKLNASLVSSMASPEIREKFESIGAESLGSSPEELASYLKKEMERWGRVIASNNIKAD from the coding sequence ATGCAAAATAAATTGCCATCATTGTTTACAGCAGTAGTTGCTGGTCTAGCCTTATTGCTTGTCGGTACAAATCCTGTGCTTGCACAGGAGTGGCCAGCTAAGACTATTCGCTGGATTGTTCCATTTCCACCTGGCGGCGCAATGGATGTTATCGCGCGCTCATTGGCGGACAAGTCCTCGAAGACATTAGGGCAGCCAATTATTGTTGAGAATAAACCAGGTGCAGGAGGCAATATTGGTGCTGAATTGGTAGCACGGTCTGAACCTGATGGCTACACCATGCTGATTACTTCCATAGGTATGGCTACAAATAAATATCTTTATCCTAAATTGCCATATGATCCAGTTAAAGATTTTTCGCCTGTAAGTCTGGTTGCTATCGTGCCGAATGTTTTATTAACAAATGTTACTCAACCGAATGTAAAAACAGTAACTGATGTGATTGCAAATGCAAGGGCTCATCCAGGTCAGCTCACCTATGCATCTGCTGGGAATGGTACATCCATTCATTTGGCGGGAGAAGTATTTGCCTCTATGGCCAAAATTGATATGCAGCATATTCCCTATAAGGGTAGCGGACCTGCTGTAACTGACTTGCTAGGTGGACAGGTAAATTACATGTTCGATAGCATTACTTCAGCCAAATCCCATATTGCATCAGGCAAGCTCCGTGCAATAGGACTTACAACTACTAAACGTTCTAAGTCTTTGCCGGGTATTCCAACGATTGCTGAATCTGGCTTGCCTGGATATGACGTAACACCATGGTTTGCAGTTTTTATGCCTGCAAATACTCCCAAACCGATCATCAATAAACTGAATGCCAGTCTAGTTTCTAGCATGGCTTCTCCTGAAATTAGAGAAAAGTTTGAATCTATTGGTGCTGAATCACTCGGCTCCAGTCCAGAGGAGCTTGCAAGTTACTTGAAGAAAGAAATGGAACGTTGGGGGAGGGTGATTGCCTCTAACAACATCAAGGCTGACTAA
- a CDS encoding aromatic acid/H+ symport family MFS transporter, producing the protein MSQIDVHKLIDEAKFSKFHWSLLFWCGLIIIFDGYDLVIYGVVLPKLMAEWQLSPMQAGTLGSYALFGMMFGAMFFGPLSDKIGRKKTIAMCVSLFSVFTFINGFAENLTQFGICRFIAGLGIGGVMPNVVALMTEYSPKKIRSLLVTIMFSGYSVGGMLSAGVGIFLIPTYGWPSVFFVAIIPFLLLPIILRFLPESPGFLIKSNRNTDAARVLAKIAPEYASANSGEYVYPLGNASSSVPLVSLFKDGRILSTLMFWTSFFMCLLMVYALGSWLPKLMNKAGYELGSSLMFLMVLNIGAIFGAVGGGWLADKFHPRKVLTIFFICAATSISLLGVKSSFIVLNLLVAIAGATTIGSQILLYAYVAQYYPLKIRSTGIGWASGVGRVGAILGPVLGGTLLSLSLPLEFNFYAFAIPGAIACIAITLAGRSGHDAK; encoded by the coding sequence ATGAGTCAAATTGATGTACATAAGTTAATAGATGAGGCGAAATTTAGTAAGTTTCACTGGAGTCTGCTATTTTGGTGTGGCCTCATTATTATTTTTGATGGATACGATCTCGTTATATATGGTGTTGTTTTGCCGAAATTGATGGCGGAGTGGCAGCTTTCGCCGATGCAGGCTGGCACGCTTGGTAGTTATGCTTTATTTGGCATGATGTTTGGCGCCATGTTTTTTGGTCCACTATCAGACAAGATTGGTAGAAAAAAAACCATTGCAATGTGCGTTAGTTTGTTCAGTGTCTTTACATTCATCAATGGTTTTGCAGAAAACCTCACTCAATTTGGTATTTGTAGGTTTATTGCTGGTCTTGGAATCGGTGGTGTGATGCCTAACGTAGTGGCTTTGATGACTGAATATTCGCCCAAGAAAATTCGCAGTCTTCTGGTAACCATCATGTTTAGTGGTTATTCGGTGGGTGGTATGTTATCGGCTGGCGTAGGCATCTTTTTAATTCCAACTTATGGATGGCCATCTGTTTTCTTTGTGGCAATTATTCCTTTTCTCCTGTTACCGATTATTTTGCGTTTCTTACCAGAGTCTCCTGGATTTTTAATTAAATCAAACCGCAATACTGATGCGGCTAGAGTGCTTGCCAAAATTGCGCCGGAATATGCTTCAGCAAACTCAGGCGAATATGTTTACCCACTCGGAAATGCCTCTAGTTCTGTGCCTTTGGTATCACTGTTTAAAGATGGTCGTATCCTAAGTACGTTAATGTTCTGGACATCATTTTTTATGTGCCTCCTCATGGTCTACGCTTTGGGATCATGGTTGCCAAAGTTAATGAACAAGGCTGGCTATGAGTTAGGTTCTAGCCTAATGTTTTTAATGGTCTTAAATATTGGCGCAATCTTTGGTGCAGTAGGCGGTGGATGGCTTGCAGATAAATTCCATCCACGGAAGGTGTTAACGATTTTCTTTATTTGCGCAGCCACTTCAATCAGCTTATTGGGTGTTAAGAGCTCATTCATAGTTCTGAACCTATTGGTTGCTATAGCTGGTGCGACAACGATCGGTTCACAAATCTTGTTATATGCATATGTAGCTCAATACTACCCATTAAAAATTCGATCTACTGGTATTGGTTGGGCTTCTGGTGTTGGTCGTGTGGGTGCAATATTGGGTCCTGTTTTAGGTGGAACTCTATTGAGTCTGAGTCTGCCACTGGAGTTCAACTTTTATGCATTTGCTATTCCTGGTGCGATTGCATGTATCGCCATTACCCTAGCGGGTAGATCTGGTCATGATGCAAAATAA
- the pcaD gene encoding 3-oxoadipate enol-lactonase — MSIAHINGIDVFYLTDGDPHKPAIIFSNSLGTDHSMWDGQLEILRRDFYVIRYDTRGHGLTSAPKGPYTIAQLGRDALGLLDYLVIDKAFFCGISMGGLIGQWLALNAPERLEGLVIANTAPKIGNESAWIDRANLVRKEGLNSIAESAPSRWFTPEFYGSYPGAVNELLVNLKNMNPEGYASCCEALSGEDLRVGIAEINIPTLIISGAKDPVTTTEDAEFMRSQIAKSELLVVPASHISNIEAETDFNFAIKNFFANQLKKELEIQDHESN, encoded by the coding sequence ATGAGCATTGCACATATTAACGGGATAGATGTTTTTTATTTAACGGATGGAGATCCCCATAAACCAGCCATTATTTTTTCAAATTCCTTGGGGACTGATCATTCCATGTGGGATGGACAGCTTGAAATTTTAAGAAGGGATTTCTATGTCATTCGTTATGACACACGGGGACATGGTTTAACTTCTGCCCCAAAAGGTCCATACACTATTGCGCAATTAGGACGGGATGCATTAGGCCTATTGGATTATCTGGTTATTGATAAAGCCTTTTTTTGCGGCATTTCAATGGGTGGCCTGATTGGACAATGGCTTGCGCTGAATGCTCCAGAGAGACTCGAAGGTTTAGTAATTGCTAATACAGCCCCCAAAATTGGTAATGAGTCCGCATGGATTGATCGAGCAAATCTTGTAAGAAAAGAAGGTCTCAATTCAATAGCAGAATCCGCTCCATCAAGATGGTTTACACCAGAGTTTTATGGTTCATACCCCGGAGCAGTAAATGAATTGCTAGTAAACCTAAAAAATATGAATCCAGAAGGTTATGCAAGCTGTTGTGAGGCTTTATCTGGAGAGGATTTAAGGGTTGGAATAGCGGAAATAAATATACCGACACTCATTATTAGTGGCGCAAAAGATCCCGTGACTACCACTGAAGATGCGGAATTTATGCGATCGCAAATTGCTAAATCTGAATTACTAGTAGTACCTGCGTCTCATATTTCAAATATTGAAGCAGAGACTGATTTTAACTTTGCAATTAAGAATTTTTTTGCAAATCAACTAAAAAAAGAATTGGAGATACAAGATCATGAGTCAAATTGA
- the pcaF gene encoding 3-oxoadipyl-CoA thiolase: MKKIESAFICDAIRTPFGKYGGALAGLRADDLAALPIQALMMRNIVDWAALDDVILGCANQAGEDNRNVARMASLLARLPVEVPGSTVNRLCGSSLDAIGIAANAIKGGGNRLMIAGGVESMSRAPFVMGKADSAYSRTAKIEDTTIGWRFINPLMKAQYGVDSMPETAENVAEDFRISRADQDLFAFTSQQRTAKAQATGIFDDEIIPVTIPQKKGDPVIFSKDEHPRLTTLETLASLKSIVKQGGTVTAGNASGVNDGACALLMASEAGIKQHSLSPKARVVAVAAAGVAPRIMGFGPSPAVKKVLEKAGLKLSQMDVIELNEAFASQALAVTRDLGLPDNAAHVNPNGGAISLGHPLGASGARLVTTAMYQLIRTKGKYALCTMCIGVGQGIALIIERV; this comes from the coding sequence ATGAAAAAAATTGAAAGTGCTTTTATATGCGATGCAATTCGGACACCATTTGGTAAATATGGTGGAGCCCTTGCCGGTTTGAGGGCGGATGACTTGGCTGCCTTGCCAATTCAAGCCTTAATGATGCGCAATATTGTTGACTGGGCGGCATTGGATGATGTCATTCTTGGATGTGCTAACCAAGCAGGTGAAGACAACAGAAACGTTGCAAGAATGGCCTCTTTGCTTGCGCGTTTACCAGTTGAAGTTCCTGGTTCTACGGTAAATAGACTTTGTGGATCCAGTCTCGATGCGATTGGAATTGCAGCTAATGCAATTAAAGGGGGCGGTAATCGCTTAATGATTGCGGGTGGTGTAGAGAGTATGTCTCGTGCGCCATTCGTGATGGGTAAGGCAGATTCCGCATACTCAAGAACAGCCAAAATTGAAGACACCACTATCGGTTGGCGTTTTATTAATCCGCTGATGAAAGCGCAATATGGTGTTGATTCTATGCCAGAGACAGCAGAGAACGTAGCAGAAGACTTTAGGATTTCTCGTGCCGATCAAGATTTATTCGCATTCACTAGTCAACAGCGTACTGCTAAAGCTCAGGCAACTGGAATATTTGATGATGAAATTATTCCGGTAACTATTCCTCAGAAGAAGGGTGATCCCGTCATTTTTTCAAAAGATGAGCACCCACGCTTAACCACTTTAGAGACTTTGGCTTCACTCAAAAGTATTGTGAAGCAGGGTGGGACGGTTACTGCAGGTAATGCATCAGGTGTAAATGACGGGGCATGTGCCTTGCTGATGGCTTCAGAAGCTGGAATAAAGCAGCATTCGCTATCGCCAAAAGCACGTGTAGTTGCGGTAGCGGCGGCAGGCGTAGCTCCTAGGATTATGGGATTTGGCCCATCTCCCGCAGTCAAAAAAGTATTAGAAAAGGCTGGCTTAAAACTGAGTCAGATGGATGTTATTGAATTGAATGAAGCATTTGCATCACAAGCCCTAGCTGTAACACGCGACCTTGGTCTTCCAGATAACGCTGCACATGTAAATCCAAATGGTGGCGCAATTTCACTTGGGCATCCATTAGGGGCATCAGGCGCACGCTTGGTAACAACTGCAATGTATCAACTCATTCGCACGAAGGGCAAGTACGCACTTTGCACTATGTGCATTGGAGTTGGTCAGGGAATTGCGTTAATTATTGAGAGAGTGTAA
- a CDS encoding 3-oxoacid CoA-transferase subunit B has product MAYQRLTREQIVKRVAQDIPEGSYVNLGIGLPTKIANHLDANKEIFLQSENGILGMGPAPEQGSEDSDLINAGKEFITLLDGGSYFHHGDSFTMMRGGHLDICVLGAFQVAENGDLANWHTGSPEAIPAVGGAMDLAIGAKNVFVTMEHVTKNGEPKIVKSCSYPLTGMGCVSRIYTDLAVIDVTPNGLLVKEMVDGITFEELQSLTDAPLSKE; this is encoded by the coding sequence ATGGCATATCAACGCTTAACTAGAGAGCAAATTGTTAAAAGAGTGGCTCAAGATATTCCTGAAGGTTCTTATGTGAATCTTGGTATTGGCTTGCCTACGAAGATCGCTAATCACTTGGATGCTAATAAAGAAATATTTCTTCAAAGTGAGAACGGCATCTTAGGCATGGGCCCGGCACCTGAACAGGGGAGTGAAGACTCTGATCTGATCAACGCAGGAAAAGAATTTATTACCTTACTCGATGGAGGCTCCTATTTTCATCATGGCGATTCATTCACCATGATGCGTGGCGGGCATTTAGATATATGTGTACTAGGTGCATTTCAGGTTGCCGAAAACGGCGATCTCGCTAATTGGCATACAGGATCCCCGGAAGCAATTCCAGCAGTTGGTGGAGCAATGGATTTAGCAATTGGTGCTAAGAATGTCTTCGTCACTATGGAACATGTCACCAAAAATGGTGAGCCCAAAATTGTAAAAAGCTGTTCCTATCCACTCACGGGCATGGGTTGCGTGAGTCGAATCTATACCGATTTAGCTGTGATTGATGTAACTCCAAATGGGTTATTGGTCAAAGAAATGGTCGATGGCATAACTTTTGAAGAACTTCAGTCACTTACTGATGCCCCATTAAGTAAGGAATAA
- a CDS encoding 3-oxoacid CoA-transferase subunit A, translating to MIDKTSASVLEAIKQIQDGSTVMIGGFGTAGQPAELINALIDHGAKELTVVNNNAGNGDHGLAALLKAGQVKKIICSFPRQADSYEFDKLYYAKKIELELVPQGNLAARIQAAGAGLGAIYTPTGYGTLLAEGKDSKIIDGKGYVLEYPIYADFALIKAFKGDRWGNLVYRKSARNFGPIMATAAKCTIAQVNEIVPLGSLDPECVITPGIFVKHVVAV from the coding sequence ATGATTGATAAAACATCGGCTTCAGTATTAGAGGCTATAAAACAAATCCAAGATGGCTCAACTGTCATGATCGGTGGCTTTGGAACCGCGGGTCAACCAGCTGAACTCATTAATGCCTTGATTGATCATGGCGCAAAAGAGTTGACAGTGGTGAACAATAATGCGGGCAATGGAGATCATGGACTTGCCGCATTACTTAAAGCGGGTCAAGTTAAAAAGATTATTTGTTCTTTCCCAAGACAAGCTGATTCTTATGAATTCGATAAGCTTTATTACGCTAAAAAAATTGAGCTAGAGCTAGTCCCGCAGGGTAATTTAGCAGCGCGCATTCAGGCAGCCGGTGCTGGTTTAGGTGCGATATATACACCTACTGGCTATGGAACATTGCTTGCTGAAGGCAAAGACAGCAAGATTATTGACGGTAAAGGCTATGTTCTTGAATACCCAATTTATGCCGACTTTGCATTAATTAAAGCATTTAAAGGCGATCGCTGGGGCAATCTAGTCTATAGAAAAAGCGCTCGTAACTTTGGTCCCATTATGGCTACCGCAGCTAAATGCACTATCGCCCAAGTCAACGAAATAGTCCCTCTGGGCTCATTGGATCCTGAGTGTGTGATTACGCCAGGAATTTTTGTTAAGCACGTGGTTGCGGTTTAA
- a CDS encoding benzoate/H(+) symporter BenE family transporter: MKRSFFKDISLSSITAGFLVVLISYAGPMLIFFQAASLAQVSNEVLSSWVWAVSFGGGISGIYLSWKYKMPIITAWSAPGAALLIALFPHMSVNEAIASYITAAAIIFLIGITGTFDKLIKHIPKGIAAGMMAGILFQFGINIFKSVSTMPALSLAMIGIYLICKRLIPKYVILVILFSGIALAYQIGDVNPDSFRLSLVHPTYIAPMWSWESTFSFAIPLVLVSLTGQYLPGMAILKLSNYHVPAKPIITFTSVMSLITAFFGGITTTTAAITATLCTGKEANEDPEKRYVAGIFSGIFFLIGGTLAGSIVLIFTGLPKELIALLAGLALLGAIVSSLMSTLEEPDHREASAITFLATASGMSFLGLGSAFWGIVIGSIAYIVFDKDLLKLKST, translated from the coding sequence ATGAAGCGCAGCTTCTTCAAAGATATTTCGCTATCGTCAATTACAGCTGGCTTTCTGGTTGTATTGATTTCCTATGCGGGGCCGATGCTGATATTTTTTCAGGCAGCATCTTTGGCGCAAGTATCAAATGAAGTTCTATCTTCTTGGGTTTGGGCGGTATCGTTTGGCGGCGGTATTTCTGGGATTTATCTCAGTTGGAAATACAAGATGCCAATTATTACCGCTTGGTCCGCACCAGGTGCTGCGCTCCTCATCGCTTTATTTCCACATATGTCGGTTAATGAAGCAATTGCATCCTATATTACGGCTGCCGCGATTATTTTCTTGATTGGCATCACTGGTACCTTTGACAAGTTAATTAAACATATTCCAAAGGGTATTGCAGCTGGAATGATGGCAGGAATCCTGTTTCAATTTGGGATCAATATTTTTAAGTCTGTATCCACAATGCCAGCCCTTTCGCTTGCGATGATTGGCATCTATCTGATTTGCAAAAGGTTAATACCGAAGTATGTAATCTTAGTTATCCTGTTTTCAGGTATAGCTCTTGCGTATCAGATTGGTGATGTAAATCCAGATAGTTTCAGACTATCGTTAGTGCATCCTACCTATATCGCTCCTATGTGGAGCTGGGAATCCACATTCAGTTTTGCGATACCGCTAGTTTTGGTGAGCTTGACAGGGCAGTACTTGCCGGGAATGGCAATTCTAAAACTTTCAAACTATCACGTACCAGCTAAACCCATTATTACTTTTACTAGCGTGATGTCATTAATTACCGCATTTTTTGGCGGCATCACTACTACTACTGCTGCTATTACAGCTACTTTATGTACAGGTAAAGAGGCTAACGAAGATCCAGAAAAGCGCTACGTAGCCGGAATTTTTAGTGGGATTTTCTTTTTAATTGGTGGCACCTTGGCGGGCTCAATTGTTCTCATTTTTACCGGCCTTCCAAAGGAACTCATTGCGCTTCTTGCTGGGTTGGCATTGCTAGGGGCAATAGTTTCTAGCCTAATGAGCACTCTAGAGGAGCCAGATCATCGCGAAGCTTCTGCAATCACATTTTTAGCAACAGCTTCTGGAATGAGTTTTTTAGGATTGGGTTCAGCGTTCTGGGGAATTGTGATCGGCTCTATTGCATACATTGTTTTTGACAAAGACCTATTGAAATTAAAGAGTACATAA
- a CDS encoding 1,6-dihydroxycyclohexa-2,4-diene-1-carboxylate dehydrogenase: MTHALRFKNKVAIVTGAAQGIGEGVAIALAKEGAKVVLADRSDLIDDVAKKISKLKAKSLTVKVDLETYAGAKQLITEAVKAFKKIDIIVNNVGGTIWAKPYEHYDEDQIEAEIRRSLFPTLWCCRAVLPVMINQQHGVVVNISSIATRSIHRIPYAAAKGGVNAMTASLAFEHAKDGIRFNAVATGGTEAPPRKIPRNKNRLSKQEEIWYQGIIDQTIDSSLMHRYGTIDEQVRAILFLASDESSYITGTVLPVSGGDLG, encoded by the coding sequence ATGACTCACGCGCTCAGATTTAAAAATAAAGTAGCCATTGTTACCGGTGCTGCTCAGGGAATTGGTGAGGGGGTTGCTATCGCCTTGGCGAAAGAGGGGGCCAAAGTTGTATTGGCTGACCGCTCTGATTTAATTGATGATGTAGCCAAAAAGATCAGCAAGCTAAAAGCAAAATCTTTAACAGTCAAGGTTGATCTAGAAACTTATGCTGGTGCTAAACAGTTAATTACTGAGGCAGTAAAGGCATTTAAAAAGATCGACATCATAGTCAACAATGTGGGTGGCACTATTTGGGCTAAGCCTTATGAGCACTATGATGAGGATCAAATAGAAGCAGAGATTAGGCGCTCACTATTTCCAACATTGTGGTGCTGCAGAGCAGTTCTGCCAGTCATGATTAACCAGCAGCATGGTGTTGTAGTAAACATATCTTCAATCGCAACTCGCAGTATTCATCGCATTCCTTATGCCGCGGCTAAAGGCGGAGTAAACGCGATGACGGCTAGCTTGGCATTTGAGCATGCTAAGGATGGCATTCGTTTTAATGCAGTTGCTACAGGTGGTACTGAAGCTCCTCCCAGAAAAATTCCACGTAATAAGAATAGATTATCTAAGCAAGAAGAAATTTGGTATCAAGGAATTATTGATCAAACCATCGATTCAAGCTTGATGCATCGTTATGGCACGATTGATGAGCAGGTTAGGGCAATTCTATTTCTAGCTTCTGATGAATCATCCTATATTACTGGCACAGTACTGCCAGTTAGTGGCGGAGATCTGGGTTAA
- the benC gene encoding benzoate 1,2-dioxygenase electron transfer component BenC, with the protein MSYNIALQFEDGVTRFISCNENEKLSDAAYRQKVNIPLDCRDGACGTCRGLCESGDYDLPESSYIEDALTPEEASQRQILACQMKPKSDCVVKIPASSAACKTGSSSFPGKISSIEKLSSSTIRFSIELNDPTSLTFLPGQYVNVQIPGTELTRAYSFSSPPGASIASFVVRNVPNGKMSQYLSDIGKSGDEISFTGPNGSFYLREIKRPVLFLAGGTGIAPFLSMLESLSTTGAVHPIKMVFGVTNDMDLVALDQLEAMKTKLPGFEYRTVVASPESTHDRKGYVTEHIENDWLNQGDVDIYLCGPVAMVDAVRSWLSSADITPANFLFEKFSPSAVGA; encoded by the coding sequence GCATATCGTCAGAAAGTAAATATTCCACTCGATTGCAGGGATGGAGCTTGTGGCACCTGCCGCGGATTGTGTGAATCTGGCGATTATGATTTGCCGGAGTCTAGCTACATTGAGGATGCTTTAACTCCAGAAGAGGCCTCTCAACGTCAGATTTTGGCTTGCCAAATGAAGCCAAAATCTGACTGCGTAGTAAAGATTCCCGCTTCCTCAGCTGCATGCAAAACTGGATCATCTTCCTTTCCAGGCAAGATATCGTCAATCGAGAAGCTTTCTAGTTCAACCATTCGATTTTCTATTGAGCTTAATGATCCTACTTCATTGACATTTTTACCTGGGCAATATGTCAATGTTCAAATTCCAGGTACAGAGTTAACTAGGGCATATTCATTTAGCTCCCCGCCAGGCGCGTCAATTGCATCTTTCGTAGTCCGTAATGTGCCCAATGGAAAAATGAGTCAGTACTTATCGGATATTGGTAAGTCAGGCGATGAAATTTCATTTACGGGTCCTAACGGCAGTTTCTATCTTCGTGAAATAAAGCGCCCTGTCTTATTTTTAGCGGGGGGTACAGGTATCGCTCCATTTTTATCGATGTTGGAGTCTTTAAGTACCACCGGTGCTGTGCACCCTATCAAGATGGTATTTGGCGTGACTAATGATATGGATTTGGTAGCCCTGGATCAGCTTGAGGCAATGAAGACTAAGCTACCTGGATTTGAATACCGCACAGTGGTTGCCTCTCCTGAGAGCACCCATGATCGCAAAGGGTATGTCACAGAGCATATTGAGAATGATTGGTTAAATCAGGGCGATGTGGATATTTACCTTTGTGGCCCAGTAGCAATGGTGGATGCTGTTAGAAGTTGGTTGTCAAGTGCAGACATTACGCCCGCAAATTTTCTATTTGAAAAGTTTTCTCCAAGCGCAGTAGGTGCATGA